Proteins encoded in a region of the Phacochoerus africanus isolate WHEZ1 chromosome 8, ROS_Pafr_v1, whole genome shotgun sequence genome:
- the ZNF396 gene encoding zinc finger protein 396 yields MSTKLRDSSKLLLQTSEDPDCILVTKMEERGQAHNMVSSRHWSSYYSSETYRQRFRQFDYQESPGPREALSRLRELCCQWLRPEVHSKEQILELLVLEQFLAMLPAELQTWFQENRPGSGEEAVVMLEELEKEHDGAAKQICLGQKEDLLAKTLPAYEITPETPQSQLKPMKQPLWASKKLQSLRQNDKDSKTVNVKSRQKTSSGTELYYRVSNSPQMNASQSFTFRGTCEQDRNFERRQGNHPRKKQHKCGECGKVFSQSSALNLHQRIHSGEKPYTCDVCAKAFSRSAILIQHRRIHTGEKPFKCHECGKAFSQSSNLLRHRKKHAGEKVPSVL; encoded by the exons ATGTCTACAAAATTGAGAGATTCATCAAAACTTCTTCTACAAACTTCAGAAGACCCTGACTGCATTCTGGTCACAAAGATGGAAGAGCGAGGGCAGGCTCATAATATGGTCTCCAGCCGCCACTGGAGCAGCTACTACAGCTCTGAGACCTACCGCCAGCGGTTCAGGCAGTTTGACTACCAGGAGTCACCTGGGCCCCGGGAGGCTCTCAGCCGTCTCCGAGAGCTTTGTTGCCAGTGGCTGAGGCCAGAGGTGCACAGCAAAGAGCAGATCCTGGAGCTGCTGGTGCTGGAGCAGTTCCTGGCCATGTTGCCTGCGGAGCTGCAGACCTGGTTTCAAGAGAACAGACCAGGGAGTGGAGAGGAAGCTGTGGTGATGCTGGAGGAGCTGGAAAAGGAGCATGATGGGGCAGCCAAACAG ATCTGTCTTGGACAAAAAGAAGACTTGCTTGCAAAGACGCTACCAGCTTATGAAatcactccagagacaccacagagCCAGCTCAAGCCCATGAAACAGCCGCTGTGGGCCTCGAAGAAGCTTCAGTCCTTGAGACAAAACG ATAAAGACAGCAAAACTGTAAATGTGAAATCAAGGCAAAAGACTTCTTCAGGCACAGAACTATATTACAGAGTTTCTAACTCTCCTCAAATGAATGCTTCCCAGAGTTTCACATTTAGAGGAACCTGTGAACAAGATAGAAACTTTGAAAGAAGACAGGGAAACCATCCTCGAAAAAAACAGCACAAGTGTGGTGAATGTGGCAAAGTATTTAGTCAGAGTTCAGCTCTCAATCTACATCAGAGAATCCACAGTGGAGAGAAACCTTATACATGTGATGTGTGTGCAAAGGCTTTCAGCCGAAGTGCAATCTTGATTCAGCATCGAAGAATCCACACTGGGGAAAAACCCTTCAAATGTCATGAATGTGGTAAAGCCTTCAGTCAGAGCTCGAATCTtttaagacatagaaaaaaacatGCTGGAGAAAAAGTCCCATCAGTGTTGTGA